From a region of the Marinomonas mediterranea MMB-1 genome:
- a CDS encoding nitrate regulatory protein has protein sequence MKTQPNTENFLLAAKQSEINALKRLMLSSKLVIRVTELIHELQKERGLSNSFLVSEGNRFAKERTAELKITQAALDQFIEALEWLDLKNCGSSTIRLYSSIAFVLHQLDDLPQFRAQLSQQKVKASENTKFFNHLIAGLLSVIFEAADISNDPDITRALVALFNFVQGKEYAGQERAWGVIGFTVGEFNSPTRDQIHALQEAQQRCFSISCDFSTAIPNALWRQLEEDEATAELGKMRQLITRFQSGNSVPTSISEVWYQAATVRIDGMQTIVKQMTEELLKLSQDKITLAEEELRLHKEQLVKLANYEEPPMSPLTAMDENKTNTTVSISQGVNVKLAHSLYDLVQRQATHLQKVSEELSAAKQTLNERKQIEKAKGILMSTQKVDEEQAYKQLRQAAMDGNKRIIDIAENIISVASMLTNKP, from the coding sequence ATGAAGACCCAACCCAATACGGAAAACTTTTTACTCGCCGCGAAACAGTCGGAAATTAATGCCTTAAAACGCTTAATGCTAAGCAGTAAATTAGTAATTCGTGTCACGGAGTTAATCCATGAATTGCAAAAAGAACGCGGGCTATCCAATTCGTTCCTAGTGTCAGAAGGCAATCGGTTTGCAAAAGAGCGCACAGCGGAACTTAAGATAACGCAAGCCGCACTTGATCAGTTCATCGAAGCGCTTGAATGGCTTGATCTGAAAAACTGCGGTTCGTCGACTATTCGGCTTTATAGCAGCATCGCCTTTGTTTTGCACCAGTTAGACGATTTGCCGCAATTTAGAGCGCAGCTCTCCCAACAAAAGGTCAAAGCGTCTGAAAATACAAAGTTCTTTAATCATCTGATCGCGGGGTTACTGTCCGTTATTTTTGAAGCGGCGGACATATCAAATGATCCAGACATCACTCGCGCATTGGTAGCGCTGTTTAATTTCGTACAAGGTAAAGAGTACGCAGGGCAAGAACGCGCATGGGGCGTCATTGGCTTTACAGTAGGAGAGTTCAACAGCCCGACGAGAGATCAAATCCACGCATTACAAGAAGCACAACAACGATGTTTTTCCATTTCGTGTGACTTCTCAACAGCCATTCCAAATGCTTTATGGAGGCAGCTGGAAGAAGACGAAGCGACAGCCGAACTCGGGAAAATGCGCCAACTCATTACTCGGTTCCAATCGGGAAATAGCGTACCCACCTCTATTAGCGAAGTCTGGTATCAAGCCGCCACGGTGCGCATTGATGGCATGCAAACGATCGTCAAACAGATGACGGAAGAACTTCTTAAACTGAGTCAGGACAAAATCACGCTTGCAGAAGAAGAACTACGACTTCATAAAGAACAACTTGTTAAGCTGGCGAACTATGAAGAACCACCGATGTCACCACTAACAGCCATGGACGAGAATAAAACTAACACCACGGTCAGTATTTCACAGGGGGTGAACGTGAAACTCGCCCACTCCCTCTATGACCTAGTACAACGTCAAGCCACGCATTTACAAAAAGTCAGTGAAGAATTATCCGCAGCAAAACAGACACTAAACGAGCGCAAGCAAATTGAAAAAGCAAAAGGCATCTTAATGTCCACTCAAAAGGTTGATGAAGAACAAGCTTACAAACAGCTTCGACAAGCAGCGATGGACGGGAACAAACGCATCATTGATATTGCAGAAAACATTATTAGTGTTGCGAGTATGCTAACCAACAAACCTTAA
- a CDS encoding multidrug effflux MFS transporter, with translation MNEDQGTLASGLGSKEFTLLVALLMSIVAISIDALLPALGVIGGDMQAEHANQPQLLISMIFLGMASGQLIAGPLSDALGRRPILFIGFSLYLIGTVLCFFANDMQSLLIGRFIQGLGISGPYIAAMSLVRDAFKGIQMAKTMSIVMLIFVMVPAIAPSLGLLMMAIADWKAIFEMYFVYAAILLLWITLRLKETLPKEKRIKLNMKDFGVAFKEVISHRITASYTVCMGLFFGSFIGYLNSSQQIFQDQFKVGDAFSFYFGALALVLGFSSMVNAKIVGKFGMQTIVIRAISGIVAVSAIFLALHAVVEIQFWMFMVFATCLFFCFGMLFGNTNALAMEPMGHIAGIASAVIGCVSSLMSMSLGTLIGQMYDNSLIPLCVGFSCLGSLALCLVIWAERGRKQDTNLDALAV, from the coding sequence ATGAATGAAGATCAAGGTACGTTAGCATCCGGTCTGGGATCTAAAGAGTTTACCCTACTCGTCGCATTATTAATGTCGATTGTAGCAATCTCGATTGATGCGTTACTGCCGGCATTAGGTGTCATTGGTGGTGATATGCAAGCGGAGCATGCTAACCAACCTCAATTACTCATCAGTATGATATTTTTGGGGATGGCATCTGGGCAACTCATCGCAGGCCCCTTATCTGACGCATTAGGTAGAAGGCCTATTTTGTTTATTGGCTTCTCTTTATATCTGATTGGCACGGTGCTCTGCTTTTTTGCTAACGATATGCAAAGCCTACTTATTGGGCGCTTTATCCAAGGCCTCGGTATATCTGGTCCCTATATCGCCGCCATGTCGCTTGTTCGTGATGCGTTTAAAGGCATACAAATGGCAAAAACCATGTCCATTGTTATGCTTATCTTTGTGATGGTTCCAGCAATAGCGCCTTCATTAGGGCTACTTATGATGGCAATCGCAGATTGGAAAGCTATTTTTGAGATGTACTTTGTCTACGCCGCCATTTTACTACTTTGGATTACGCTGCGTCTTAAAGAAACCCTGCCAAAAGAAAAGCGCATTAAGCTTAATATGAAAGACTTCGGTGTCGCCTTTAAGGAAGTCATCAGCCATAGAATTACAGCCTCTTACACAGTCTGTATGGGGCTTTTCTTTGGTAGCTTTATTGGTTACCTGAACTCATCTCAACAAATCTTTCAGGATCAATTTAAAGTAGGAGACGCATTCAGTTTTTACTTCGGTGCTCTTGCATTGGTCCTTGGATTCTCTTCGATGGTCAACGCAAAAATTGTTGGTAAGTTCGGTATGCAAACCATTGTCATTCGAGCGATTTCAGGCATCGTAGCAGTGTCTGCAATATTTCTTGCGTTACATGCCGTCGTTGAGATTCAATTCTGGATGTTTATGGTCTTTGCAACCTGTCTATTTTTCTGCTTTGGTATGCTGTTTGGTAACACCAATGCACTCGCTATGGAGCCAATGGGTCACATTGCTGGCATCGCATCTGCGGTTATTGGGTGTGTCTCTTCGTTGATGTCCATGAGCTTGGGAACACTTATTGGGCAAATGTACGACAACTCGCTCATTCCTCTATGTGTTGGGTTCTCGTGTTTAGGTAGCCTAGCTTTGTGCTTGGTCATTTGGGCAGAGAGAGGCCGTAAACAAGACACAAACTTGGATGCGCTAGCTGTTTAA
- a CDS encoding isocitrate lyase/PEP mutase family protein, with protein MATPSQHDLRKDFRALLESDQCYYTASTFDPMSARIAEDLGFEVGILGGSVASLQVLAAPDFALITLSEFVEQATRIGRVARLPIIADADHGYGNALNVMRTIVELERAGVAALTIEDTLLPAKYGHKSTDLIPLEEAVGKIEAALEARIDPAMSIIARTNAGQLTTDETIERVKAYEAAGADGVCMVGVKDFEHLEAISAHVNIPLMLVAYGNPKLADRERLAKNGVRIVVNGHAAYFAAIKATYDCLREQRGIEEGTLNASELSVRYSTLDQSREFARRFMDVNE; from the coding sequence ATGGCAACCCCTTCCCAGCATGACCTTCGTAAAGACTTTCGCGCTTTGTTAGAAAGCGACCAATGTTACTATACCGCTTCGACATTTGACCCCATGTCTGCGCGTATTGCTGAGGACTTGGGCTTCGAAGTGGGTATACTCGGTGGTTCTGTTGCCTCTCTTCAAGTGCTTGCTGCTCCTGATTTTGCCTTAATTACCTTAAGTGAATTTGTAGAGCAGGCTACACGTATTGGTCGAGTGGCGAGACTGCCTATCATTGCCGATGCTGACCACGGGTACGGAAACGCGTTAAATGTGATGCGTACCATCGTAGAGCTTGAGCGCGCAGGGGTTGCAGCGCTTACAATTGAAGACACATTGTTGCCAGCCAAATACGGCCATAAATCAACAGACTTGATCCCGTTGGAAGAAGCCGTTGGCAAAATTGAAGCCGCACTAGAAGCTCGTATCGATCCTGCAATGTCGATTATTGCTCGTACTAACGCAGGGCAACTAACTACAGATGAGACCATCGAGCGCGTAAAAGCATACGAAGCAGCGGGAGCTGACGGTGTTTGCATGGTGGGTGTTAAAGACTTTGAACACCTAGAGGCTATCAGCGCTCACGTAAATATTCCACTTATGCTGGTGGCGTACGGTAACCCCAAATTGGCAGATCGAGAACGATTGGCTAAAAATGGTGTACGCATTGTCGTCAATGGACACGCCGCTTACTTTGCCGCTATCAAGGCGACTTACGATTGTTTGCGTGAACAACGTGGCATTGAAGAAGGCACATTAAATGCTTCTGAGTTGTCTGTTCGATACTCGACGCTTGATCAAAGCCGTGAATTTGCCCGTCGATTTATGGATGTAAACGAGTAA
- a CDS encoding TetR/AcrR family transcriptional regulator, with the protein MARGRPSKKGLIAEAAQRLFNQSGYQGTSIDQVVVEAKVSKPTVYSNYASKLLLWQEVLQSVIDANQTEFKVLLDDLITNKVTFAEGWINIWQSWVESQNRMVVYRIHWGESHKLTEAEFELFKIFESQLKSVLIAWMEYHQIPKEAFFPLNSMTKEACLIRKLSQCDALEPLYLLELIESLVS; encoded by the coding sequence ATGGCAAGAGGACGACCTTCCAAAAAAGGGCTGATCGCAGAAGCCGCTCAACGACTGTTTAACCAATCGGGTTATCAAGGAACCAGCATTGATCAGGTCGTTGTCGAAGCTAAGGTATCCAAGCCAACTGTGTATAGTAATTACGCTTCTAAGCTATTGCTTTGGCAAGAAGTACTCCAATCTGTGATTGACGCAAACCAAACTGAATTTAAGGTTTTATTGGATGACTTGATTACCAATAAAGTGACGTTTGCCGAAGGGTGGATCAATATTTGGCAAAGTTGGGTTGAAAGCCAGAATCGCATGGTGGTTTATCGCATCCACTGGGGCGAGAGTCACAAACTGACCGAAGCCGAGTTTGAGTTGTTTAAAATCTTTGAGTCACAACTAAAGTCAGTATTAATTGCTTGGATGGAATACCATCAAATACCTAAAGAGGCATTTTTTCCGTTGAACTCGATGACAAAGGAAGCCTGTTTAATTCGTAAGTTATCTCAATGCGATGCGTTGGAGCCGCTTTATTTGCTTGAGCTCATTGAGTCGTTGGTATCATAA
- the trpB gene encoding tryptophan synthase subunit beta, with protein MQSDNGYYGEFGGSYIPEILYSSQQQILNAYEEAKNDPAFIAELKQQWQEYSGRPTPLTFCKNLTEHFGGAQIYLKREDLNHSGAHKMNNVIGQGLLVKRMGKKRVIAETGAGQHGIATALVCARLGLECTIYMGAKDVKRQYPNVFWMEQLGATVVPVTEGSQTLRDALDEALRDWSSTHEDSHYLIGTTCGCAPFPEMVAFFQSVIGEEVKEQSKAQFGRYPDKLYACVGGGSNACGLFLPFVDDKDVEMVGVEAGGKGTKLGEHSIRLSHNLGTPGIAQGFASIFIQDDAGQLQETHSISAGLDYVGVSPIIAHLAKEGRINMTYAMDDEVVDACTLLLKNEGIIPALESSHALAGAFKDAPSMSKDTHIVINLSGRGDKDIFNVAKALQDPTFPNFLNDYLEDYEKDTLIKKTEKEA; from the coding sequence ATGCAAAGCGATAATGGTTACTACGGTGAGTTTGGTGGAAGCTACATTCCAGAAATACTCTACTCCAGCCAACAACAAATTCTGAACGCTTACGAAGAAGCGAAGAATGACCCTGCCTTTATCGCCGAGCTAAAACAACAATGGCAAGAATACTCAGGTCGCCCTACGCCACTTACATTCTGTAAGAATTTAACAGAACATTTTGGTGGTGCGCAGATTTACTTAAAACGTGAAGATTTAAACCATTCTGGCGCGCACAAAATGAACAATGTGATTGGCCAAGGGTTGCTTGTTAAACGCATGGGTAAAAAACGCGTCATAGCTGAAACAGGCGCTGGGCAACACGGTATCGCAACCGCCCTCGTTTGTGCTCGCTTGGGATTAGAATGCACCATTTATATGGGCGCAAAAGATGTAAAACGCCAATACCCAAATGTCTTCTGGATGGAGCAATTAGGTGCGACTGTTGTCCCTGTAACAGAAGGTTCTCAAACACTAAGAGACGCATTAGACGAAGCATTACGAGACTGGTCTTCGACACACGAAGACAGCCATTACCTAATAGGGACAACCTGTGGCTGTGCTCCTTTCCCTGAAATGGTGGCCTTCTTTCAGTCTGTCATCGGCGAAGAGGTCAAAGAGCAAAGTAAGGCTCAGTTTGGTCGATACCCAGATAAACTCTACGCTTGTGTCGGTGGCGGCTCTAACGCTTGCGGACTGTTCCTTCCATTTGTAGACGACAAAGACGTCGAAATGGTGGGTGTCGAAGCAGGCGGTAAAGGCACAAAGCTGGGCGAGCACTCTATTCGTTTGTCCCATAATTTAGGCACACCGGGGATTGCCCAAGGTTTTGCCAGCATCTTTATTCAGGATGATGCGGGGCAACTTCAAGAAACCCATTCTATTTCCGCCGGTTTAGATTACGTTGGTGTCTCTCCTATTATCGCGCACTTGGCGAAAGAAGGCCGCATCAATATGACCTACGCTATGGACGATGAAGTGGTCGATGCCTGCACGTTACTTTTGAAAAATGAAGGCATTATCCCTGCACTTGAATCCTCTCACGCATTAGCAGGCGCCTTTAAAGATGCGCCTTCGATGTCGAAAGACACTCACATCGTCATTAACTTGTCTGGTCGTGGTGATAAAGACATTTTCAACGTCGCAAAAGCACTGCAAGACCCTACGTTCCCTAACTTCTTAAACGACTACTTAGAAGACTACGAAAAAGATACGTTGATTAAAAAAACAGAAAAGGAGGCATAG
- the trpA gene encoding tryptophan synthase subunit alpha, producing MSQLANYINAKRESKPILSMTHVVYGYPTVEESLTWMGTLLENGADFIEVQFPFSDPVADGPTIVAACHKALEQTLSVEQCLKDIGQLAKKYPESRLVLMSYLNPMYRYGLDKLVERCAEEGILGLILPDLPYEQAGGLRAACDKHGIDPVWLVTPVTPKDRMAFLASNAQGFLYCVARSGVTGNSNHDGEGAQTELQHYLASIQSDSSAPLGVGFGLRRREQIKELEGHADIAILGSALLDAYNQGGQETGIALFKELFSH from the coding sequence ATGAGTCAATTAGCAAACTACATAAACGCTAAACGCGAGTCCAAACCCATTCTGTCTATGACTCACGTTGTCTATGGATACCCTACTGTTGAAGAGAGCTTAACGTGGATGGGCACTCTACTTGAGAACGGTGCGGATTTTATCGAAGTTCAGTTCCCTTTTTCCGACCCTGTTGCCGATGGCCCAACAATCGTTGCAGCCTGCCACAAGGCGTTAGAACAAACCTTATCCGTTGAGCAGTGTCTTAAGGATATTGGCCAATTAGCTAAAAAATACCCTGAAAGCCGTTTAGTGTTGATGAGTTACTTGAACCCAATGTATCGATACGGCTTAGATAAACTGGTTGAGCGATGCGCTGAAGAAGGCATTTTAGGACTGATTCTACCTGACTTACCTTATGAGCAAGCTGGGGGCTTAAGAGCAGCCTGTGACAAGCACGGCATAGATCCGGTTTGGTTGGTTACGCCGGTGACACCAAAGGATCGAATGGCATTTCTTGCATCAAATGCTCAAGGCTTTCTCTATTGTGTGGCCCGTTCTGGAGTGACGGGTAATTCCAATCACGATGGTGAAGGTGCGCAAACCGAGCTTCAACACTACCTTGCTTCGATCCAAAGCGATTCAAGTGCGCCATTGGGCGTTGGATTTGGATTGCGTCGACGAGAGCAAATAAAAGAGCTCGAAGGTCATGCCGATATCGCCATTCTGGGCTCGGCTTTGTTAGATGCTTACAACCAAGGCGGTCAAGAAACAGGAATCGCTTTATTTAAGGAACTGTTTAGCCATTAA
- a CDS encoding efflux RND transporter periplasmic adaptor subunit, whose product MKLKNVLAIIAGVGAILLAVIVVDELEPKSSPKKEASANSLPPTTVLSAVPTYHRSHLSLLATTAKRWPVKIKATSNAQLIWLDPLLEPGQLVKKGTPLVRLDTSNLASNLAQAKSELAQSKLNLEKTQHQQAVILKTRKSQKSSPFARLEPQISAAKAELSRSEYFYASAKKSFEEATIVAPFDAIITHRYVSPGEWLEAGQILFELASSDSLNITLPISELNWRKAQQALKTNQITVNDRAGNQWPAHLRFISPEVDPITRQRQITLSVTQPYQSNKPLLANQQVKVTLNLSEQPNIVALPISSLTRDGFIWTLNENNRLNQEKVTLIEQRENQIFVRFDNNSNATRDVVVYPLISMLPGKQVSPQPLNATLSTEKTE is encoded by the coding sequence ATGAAGTTAAAGAACGTACTCGCAATCATCGCAGGAGTCGGTGCTATTCTTTTAGCTGTCATTGTCGTTGACGAGCTGGAACCCAAATCCTCTCCCAAAAAAGAGGCATCTGCTAATTCACTTCCTCCGACAACGGTTTTGTCAGCGGTTCCAACTTACCACAGATCACATTTGTCACTGCTAGCAACAACGGCGAAGCGTTGGCCTGTAAAAATAAAAGCCACAAGCAACGCTCAGCTTATTTGGCTGGATCCGTTACTGGAACCCGGTCAGCTCGTTAAAAAAGGAACGCCTCTGGTTCGTCTTGATACGTCTAATCTTGCATCCAATTTAGCGCAAGCAAAAAGTGAACTAGCACAATCCAAACTGAACCTTGAAAAAACACAACACCAACAAGCGGTCATTTTAAAAACACGAAAGTCACAAAAAAGCTCTCCATTTGCTCGACTTGAACCTCAAATTTCTGCGGCTAAAGCTGAGCTTAGCCGCTCAGAGTATTTTTATGCCAGCGCCAAAAAGTCGTTCGAAGAAGCGACGATTGTTGCGCCATTCGATGCGATTATTACCCATAGATATGTTAGCCCAGGCGAATGGTTGGAAGCTGGACAAATTTTGTTTGAACTAGCATCCAGTGATTCTTTGAATATTACACTTCCTATTTCTGAATTGAACTGGCGCAAAGCACAGCAGGCACTTAAAACCAACCAAATAACCGTCAACGATCGCGCAGGTAACCAATGGCCAGCACACCTGCGCTTTATCTCTCCTGAAGTTGACCCAATCACTCGACAACGACAGATTACCCTTTCGGTAACACAACCATACCAAAGCAATAAGCCCTTACTTGCAAACCAACAAGTCAAAGTCACACTGAATTTAAGCGAGCAACCCAACATCGTTGCTTTGCCTATTAGTAGTCTGACACGAGACGGCTTTATTTGGACTCTTAATGAAAATAACCGCCTTAACCAAGAGAAAGTAACCCTCATTGAGCAAAGAGAAAATCAAATTTTCGTCCGTTTCGACAACAACAGCAATGCTACTCGTGACGTCGTTGTTTACCCTCTTATCTCTATGCTGCCGGGCAAACAAGTGTCCCCTCAACCACTTAACGCCACATTGTCAACGGAGAAGACGGAATGA